The genomic DNA ACGTCGCCGCCGCATCGGGTTACGCGGCACCACCGCGCGAATCCCCGCCGACCGCACCGACATACGGCGCTCCGCAGTCCCCGGGGACCGCGCAGCAGCCGTACGCGTCTCCCCCACAGCCGTATTCGGTGCCGTTCGACCCGCGTCCCCCGGCTCCGGTCCGCACCCACAGCCGCGGCCGCGGCATCGCCCCGCTGGTCGTGCTGGCGCTGCTGGTGGTCATCCTGGCCACGGCGGCGCTGTGCACGGGCGGCAGCACCAGGCCCACCCCGGCCCACCCCGGGCCGGGCGCCAGCACCCCGGCGTCGACGAGCACGTTCACCACCGCCCCGGAGCGCACCATCCCGCAGCAGACCGCGGGTCCGGCCTGCTATCCCTTCCAGCCCGGCTGCCCCGGGTGACGACGCCCGGGGCTGCTCGGGCCGACGACGGAGCCGGATGACGAAACAGCCCGAGCCCCCGGATGTTCCGGGGGCTCGGGCTCGAACGACTATGGCGGCGCGGAGGTTTCCGCTCAGCCGAACAGCATGTGGCCGACGGTGTGCCAGCCGAGGACCGAGTCCACGGCCAGACCGCAGAAGACCACGGCCAGATAGTTGTTGGACTGCAGGAACAGTCGCAGCGGCTTGACCGATTCCCCCCGCCGCACACCGGAATACAGCTGGTGGGCCATGAGCAGGAACCAGGCGCCCGCGGCGATCGCCACCGCGGCGTAGACGACGCCGGTGGCGGGGATGAGCGCCAGCGTGGCGGCCACGGTGAGCCAGGTGTAGATGACGATCTGCTTGGTCACCTTCTGCTCGGTGGCCACCACCGGCAGCATCGGCACACCGGCCGCGCGGTAGTCCTCCTTGTAGCGCATGGCCAGCGCCCAGGTGTGCGGCGGCGTCCAGAAGAAGATCACCAGGAACAGCACGATCGCGGGCCAGCCGATGGTGCCGGTGGCCGCCGACCAGCCGACCAGCGCGGGCATACATCCGGCCGCGCCGCCCCACACCACGTTCTGCGAGGTGCGGCGCTTGAGGCCGAGGGTGTAGACGAAGACGTAGAACAGGATCGTCGCGACCACCAGCACGCCCGACAGCAGATTCGCCTGCCACCACAGCCATGCGAACGAGGCCAGGCCCAGCGCCACGCCGAAGACGAACGCGTTGCGGGTCGGCACCGCCTCGCGGGCGAGCGGGCGCTTGGACGTCCGCTTCATCACCTTGTCGATATCGGCGTCGGCGACGCAGTTGAGGGTGTTGGCGCTCGCCGCGCCCATCCAGCCGCCGAACAGCGTGGCCAGGATGAGCCGGATGTCGACGTGGCCGCGCCCGGCCAGCAGCATCGTCGGGATGGTGGCCACCAGCAGCAGCTCGATGACCCGCGGCTTGGTGAGCGCGATGTACGCCAGCACCCGGCGTGTCAGGGCCGAGAGCGGGCCGGTCCCCGTGACCCGGCCGGCCAGCGCCGTCGCGGAGGAGCCATGTGCACCACCCGGCTGTTGCCCAATCCGCACTGTCTCTCCTCGCAGGTGGTGCATCGATCCGGTAAAGGAATCAGCAGCGCGCCGCAACCCACGCACTGCCGCTCAGCTCGGCTTTCACCGGAGCGTCGCGCGGGCGGCGCAGCCACTACTACAGACGATGGTAGACCCACGGTGGTTGTGTTCCAGCACCCACCCGCCGCGAATCCGCCCGTGCCGCAGGCACGGTCCGCGACACGAGGCCCGGAGCGGGCGGGGTTCCCGCGTCGCGGGATTGTGCTGGGCTCTAGGGTGGTGGGTACAGCCGAAAGCCGCCGTTGTAGTTGACGAGAAGGTCAGGAGAACCTCGGTCGTGTCAGTCACAGACGACATCCGCGCACTCACCCAGCCGCACCATCCGAGCGACTGGACCGATCTGGACAGCAGAGCCGTCGACACGGTCCGCGTCCTCGCCGCCGACGCGGTGCAGAACGCGGGCAACGGCCACCCCGGCACGGCGATGAGCCTGGCCCCGCTGGCGTACACGCTCTACCAGCGGGTCATGCGCCTGGACCCGGCCGATCCGGAGTGGGTCGGCCGCGACCGGTTCGTGCTGTCGTGCGGCCATTCCAGCCTCACCCAGTACATCCAGCTGTACCTGGCCGGTTTCGGGCTGGAGCTCACCGATCTCGAACACCTGCGTAAGTGGGGCTCGCTGACCCCTGGCCACCCGGAGTACCGGCACACCCCGGGCGTGGAGATCACCACCGGCCCGCTCGGCCAGGGCCTGGCGTCGGCGGTCGGCATGGCGATGGCGGCGCGGCGCGAGCGCGGCCTGTTCGATCCGGCGACGCCGCAGGGCGCCAGCCCCTTCGACCACTTCGTCTACGTGATCGCCTCCGACGGCGACATCGAGGAGGGCGTCACCTCCGAGGCGTCGTCGCTGGCCGGGACCCAGCAGCTGGGCAACCTGGTGGTGATCTACGACGACAACCGCATCTCCATCGAGGACGACACCCGCATCGCGCTGACCGAGGACACCGCGGCCCGCTACCGCGCCTACGGCTGGCACGTGCAGGAGGTCGACGGCGGCGAGAACGTCACGGCCATCGAGGCCGCGATCGAGGCCGCCAAGGCCGTCACCGACAAGCCGTCGTTCATCCTGCTGCGCACCATCATCGGCTATCCGGCCCCGAACAAGATGAACACCGGCGCCGCGCACGGCGCTGCCCTGGGCGCCGACGAGGTGGCCGCCACCAAGCAGGCCCTCGGCTTCGATCCGGAGCGGAACTTCCAGGTCGAGGACGCGGTCATCGCGCACACCCGCACCAACGCCGCCGAGCGCGCCAAGGCCGCCCGCGCCGCCTGGCAGGAGCGGTTCGACGCGTGGGCCGCGGCCAACCCGGAGAACAAGAAGCTGTTCGACCGGCTGCAGGCCCGCACGCTCCCCGAGGGCTGGGCCGACAACCTGCCGAGCTGGGAGCCCGACCCCAAGGGCATCGCCACCCGCAAGGCGACCGGCAAGGTGCTCGCCGAGCTGGCGCCGGTGCTGCCGGAGCTGTGGGGCGGCTCGGCCGACCTCGCCGAATCCAACAACACCACCATGCCGGGGCAGCCGAGCTTCGGCCCGGAGTCCATCTCCACGGGCATGTGGAAGGCCGACCCGTACGGCCGCACCCTGCACTTCGGGGTGCGCGAGCACGCCATGGGCGCGATCCTGAACGGCATTGCGCTGCACGGCCCGACGCGTCCGTACGGCGGCACCTTCCTGGTGTTCTCCGATTACATGCGCCCGGCGGTGCGCCTGGCCGCGCTGATGCGGGTGCCCGCGATCTACGTGTGGACCCACGACTCCATCGGCCTCGGCGAGGACGGCCCCACCCATCAGCCGATCGAGCACCTGGCCGCGCTGCGCGCGATCCCGGGCCTGAATGTGGTGCGCCCGGGCGACGCCAACGAGACCGCCCACGCCTGGCGGGCCGTGCTGGAACTCGAAAGCGCCGAACGGCATTCGCATTTCACCCCGGCCCAGCCCGCGCACATCGACGGCCCCTCCGCGCTGGCGCTCACCCGCCAGGATCTGCCGATTCAGGAGGGCACCAGCTACGAGGGCGTCCGCCGCGGCGGCTACGTGCTGGCCGAATCCTCCACCGCCACTGCGCAGGTGATCCTCATCGCGACCGGCTCGGAGCTGCAGCTCGCGGTCGAGGCCCGGATTAGGCTGGAGGCGCAGGGCGTTGGAACCCGCGTGGTTTCGATGCCGTGTGTGGAATGGTTCGACGCGCAGGAGCAGTCCTACCGCGACGAGGTGCTGCCGCCCGCGGTCCGGGCGCGCGTCACCGTCGAGGCCGGGATCGCGATGCCGTGGCACCGTTTCGCCGGCGATGCCGGTGAGTCGGTGTCCATCGAGCACTTCGGTGCCTCGGCCGACTACAAGACCCTGTTCCGCGAATTCGGTTTCACCGCCGATGCCGTGGTCGAGGCCGCTCAGCGTTCACTCGACAAGGTGAAGGGATAACAGCGACATGGCACAGAACGAGAATCTCGCGGCGCTGTCCGCGGCGGGTGTGTCGGTGTGGCTCGACGATCTGTCTCGCGACCGGATCCGGTCCGGCAATCTCGCCGAGCTCATCGCGACCCGCAGCGTCGTCGGCGTCACCACCAATCCGACGATCTTCCAGGGCGCCCTCAGTAAGGG from Nocardia terpenica includes the following:
- a CDS encoding heme o synthase, which gives rise to MRIGQQPGGAHGSSATALAGRVTGTGPLSALTRRVLAYIALTKPRVIELLLVATIPTMLLAGRGHVDIRLILATLFGGWMGAASANTLNCVADADIDKVMKRTSKRPLAREAVPTRNAFVFGVALGLASFAWLWWQANLLSGVLVVATILFYVFVYTLGLKRRTSQNVVWGGAAGCMPALVGWSAATGTIGWPAIVLFLVIFFWTPPHTWALAMRYKEDYRAAGVPMLPVVATEQKVTKQIVIYTWLTVAATLALIPATGVVYAAVAIAAGAWFLLMAHQLYSGVRRGESVKPLRLFLQSNNYLAVVFCGLAVDSVLGWHTVGHMLFG
- the tkt gene encoding transketolase, producing MSVTDDIRALTQPHHPSDWTDLDSRAVDTVRVLAADAVQNAGNGHPGTAMSLAPLAYTLYQRVMRLDPADPEWVGRDRFVLSCGHSSLTQYIQLYLAGFGLELTDLEHLRKWGSLTPGHPEYRHTPGVEITTGPLGQGLASAVGMAMAARRERGLFDPATPQGASPFDHFVYVIASDGDIEEGVTSEASSLAGTQQLGNLVVIYDDNRISIEDDTRIALTEDTAARYRAYGWHVQEVDGGENVTAIEAAIEAAKAVTDKPSFILLRTIIGYPAPNKMNTGAAHGAALGADEVAATKQALGFDPERNFQVEDAVIAHTRTNAAERAKAARAAWQERFDAWAAANPENKKLFDRLQARTLPEGWADNLPSWEPDPKGIATRKATGKVLAELAPVLPELWGGSADLAESNNTTMPGQPSFGPESISTGMWKADPYGRTLHFGVREHAMGAILNGIALHGPTRPYGGTFLVFSDYMRPAVRLAALMRVPAIYVWTHDSIGLGEDGPTHQPIEHLAALRAIPGLNVVRPGDANETAHAWRAVLELESAERHSHFTPAQPAHIDGPSALALTRQDLPIQEGTSYEGVRRGGYVLAESSTATAQVILIATGSELQLAVEARIRLEAQGVGTRVVSMPCVEWFDAQEQSYRDEVLPPAVRARVTVEAGIAMPWHRFAGDAGESVSIEHFGASADYKTLFREFGFTADAVVEAAQRSLDKVKG